DNA sequence from the Cucumis melo cultivar AY chromosome 6, USDA_Cmelo_AY_1.0, whole genome shotgun sequence genome:
atgaaaattcttatacatttaaagtttaaatactttttaaaatacttgttatacatttattttaggttatttaaggatttaaaatttatttaatttaatattaaatagtctcatttgattttgttttgatttttaataaatttaataaaaatcgCTTTTTTAGAAATCTATTTAACttaaatttatcaaaataattCAGATATAGATAAATTAGttgtaaaatataatatttgaaagggtgaaaaacaaataaaaaataaaaacaagtaAAAGACctgaaataataaaattaaaaaaataaaaaagttaaatagGAGGTGCCTAAAATAAAcacaattaaattaaaaaaaaaaatctcatcgTTCTATACATACTCATAATCATCTTGTgcagttgaattaaattaaaaaaatgatgaagatcTTGTTGCACAAATTCTCTCCTTCCTCCATAAACAAACTGTCTACAATAAGCATATACATCAATATCCCTCTCTCATTAGTATGTAAAGATGTATTTTTTTCATGTAAATTGCAACTTTTTAGGTGTATTTAGAAAATTTAATGACGTGAGAAAACCAATTAACCCGACTCAATTGGTACGATTTGAGTTTGATTATCAATTCATTGAGATTAAGTtggatttaaataaaataaaatttcctAGAATGGATTGGTAGAATAACTTAGACCAACCCAACAAAATAGTTTTGTTAAcactcaaaaagaaaaattaatattaagttTTTAACCTTCATTAAATATacgaaaataattaaatcaaaattttacctatTAACATTAGACTTCCCTTTTAGTTGAAAAGGATTGGattcatttttaattaataaacgctatatttggattaaaaaaatttacaactTGAACAATTGAAGGTCTAAAAAACGCAACTCAATCCAACTTATGAACAATTCTATTAGTAAACTATTTAAAATTGAGTGGTCGTTCtgttatatatacttttttcatacattttcgttaaaaaaattatgataaaacaatataaaatacaaaaataaggCAGATTTGCTTTGCAACTTTTCCcccttttttctaatttttgagGGGAAAATCTCCCTTGGTTATCGAATAGCTATTTATTTTCATAGCCTCAGATTACAAGGATTCATCATCTGCAACTATGAAAAATAAATCTTATCATTATCCCTTATCACATCAATAGAATCAATTTCAGAGCCTTCTTCATTTGTCAAAACAGCATTTCTAGCATCAAATCCAAACTTTTCACCTGTTAAGATTGCCAAATAGTGGAGTCAAGGAAAGATCATATCAATCTGATTCTGAAACAATGAGGAAATGGCGAATCTAAAATAACTTTTGAAAAgattaaaaatgtttttagcTGATTTTCATGATAGGTATTGCTTGGTTATATGGTCAAAAGTGTTTATTCTAAAGTAAGCAAATCTTGAACTCAATGATAAAGTAACGAAGTTTCCATTAGAAGTGTTTACCTGCAAGTTTTTTGAGCTCCTCCATTGAATGTGGCAACCTGATAAGCTTTCCAGGATCATCACAAGAAGCCTGTTTTCTGGCTACTGGATGGCCTTTGTATATGTTCACTCTAGCAAAATCTAATTCAATGGAGTGTTTCCAGTTGAAACTTTGATCCTTTTCTTCAATCAGCGTCGGCACCTCTTTTTCCGGTGATCCTTCTATGGTGATTTTGTGGCTGAGCTCACGCTCCTGCAATAGTTTATTTGATGATTTTGGGTCAAAACAATCCCTGAATTTCAACAGTATCCGAGCATAAACAACAAAATTCATTTATCTTGTTCCATTTTCGGAGGACTTATACTCGAAAATTCAGTTCTAGTAAGAAAGGGAGATGAAATTTATACGAACCTGAAGGAAGTTCTTGACAATGACCATACTGTCTTCTTGTTTGAAATTCATAGCTTCCTGTAATACACTTGTTTTCAGCTTCAAGAGCTGTGAAAGAGTTCTGGTTCTGTAtgtaaaattttggtttttgcAACAAAGTGCTCCTACTTCCCCAAACATACTGCCACAGTGTAGCGCCCCAACAATCCGTTCCACATCCATCTCACAGTCAATAATTTCAATTTCCCCAGACACAATGATATAAACTTCATCAGGAGTGTCATTTTGTATTATCACGTCCTCCTTAGGCGGTATATACTCGGCTTTCATCTTCGCTACCTGTCCCATTTTATGGCATAGTTAGTTAAACTTACATGTCAGTTACTCAAACCTTTGTTTGCCAAGCCAAAAAACTGCGCTATGCTCACCAGCACCACAAGTGTTTCCTTTGAAACACCCTTGAAGAGGTAGACTTTCTCCACGGTCGGCAAAAACAATTGCTGACATATGCTTTTGCAAATTGACTTTGGAAGCTGTTCAATCAGATGCTGTTGGTTTAGGCTCTCAGCCTTGAATCTCAAGCACATGTATGCCAATATGTGTTCCTTCAACCTCGAAGGCAGGCGATTTCGGTTAACAAAGTTTGATGCCATTTCAATGCTGTTTCTCTACAGAAGTGATCAAATCAACCAAATTTGTAATGTCAATTCAAGTAATAATGAAGTTAAACAATGGAATTCATATTTAGCAACCAATATAAAGACGAACTGATATGAAGGCTTACAAATTCCATAGTGCGGCGAGTTCCTTCAACAACTAAGTTTGTCATGTTACCTATCAAGTAAGCAGTAAGCCCGAGATTGAAGAGCATGTAGAAAATGATAAAGATCATCTCTACGGTGTTCACAGCATGAAGATCACCATAACCAACAGTTGTCATTGTGGTGATAGACCAATACATGGCTGAAGTATATCTCACTCCAAAGCTAATCTctttgaaatttggaaataaGGTTCCAATCCAGGTTTTCCCTTGATGTGGATATCGGTCAGCCAATAAGTAGTAGACGCATCCGGCACAGTGGACATAAAATAAAGTGACCTACAAACAGAACAAATGTTTCATCAAC
Encoded proteins:
- the LOC103496112 gene encoding potassium channel AKT2/3 — translated: MEMNLPNGVGAAEKNGEEKKKEDQKQGSEDHDNDSDSDSDMPSSLSLRELSKVILPPLGVSSFTDGSKVKSNRWIISPMSSRYRWWQSFMVVLVAYSVWVYPLEVAFLDAIPRRKLLIVDSIVDIFFAIDIVFTFFVAYIDHRTQLLVRDSKKIAIRYLSTWFLMDLASTIPFDTLAYLSTGKYDLCLPFALLGLLRFWRLRRVKQFFTRLEKDIRFSYFWVRCARLLSVTLFYVHCAGCVYYLLADRYPHQGKTWIGTLFPNFKEISFGVRYTSAMYWSITTMTTVGYGDLHAVNTVEMIFIIFYMLFNLGLTAYLIGNMTNLVVEGTRRTMEFRNSIEMASNFVNRNRLPSRLKEHILAYMCLRFKAESLNQQHLIEQLPKSICKSICQQLFLPTVEKVYLFKGVSKETLVVLVAKMKAEYIPPKEDVIIQNDTPDEVYIIVSGEIEIIDCEMDVERIVGALHCGSMFGEVGALCCKNQNFTYRTRTLSQLLKLKTSVLQEAMNFKQEDSMVIVKNFLQERELSHKITIEGSPEKEVPTLIEEKDQSFNWKHSIELDFARVNIYKGHPVARKQASCDDPGKLIRLPHSMEELKKLAGEKFGFDARNAVLTNEEGSEIDSIDVIRDNDKIYFS